One genomic region from Saprospiraceae bacterium encodes:
- a CDS encoding gluconate 2-dehydrogenase subunit 3 family protein, translating to MKRRESLKTLALGGLSAAALVQSCKVEDKKVDTNVATDGDLMKAAGPARQPEELARYKEVISKTFFTADEMATIAILSDIIIPKDESSGSATEAGVPDFIEFIVKDQPNHQVPMRGGLRWLDLQCLRQYQKPFKDCTAAQQLELVDQIAYPAKAKPAMSQGVSFFNLMRNLTATGFYTSAMGVKDLQYKGNVPNQWAGVPDEVLKAHGLAYTEKELKECI from the coding sequence ATGAAAAGAAGAGAATCATTAAAAACCTTAGCGCTTGGCGGATTGTCCGCTGCTGCATTGGTCCAGTCTTGTAAAGTCGAAGACAAAAAGGTCGATACGAATGTTGCTACCGATGGAGATCTGATGAAGGCCGCAGGTCCGGCTCGACAACCTGAAGAATTAGCTAGATACAAAGAAGTCATTTCTAAAACTTTTTTTACGGCGGACGAAATGGCCACCATCGCCATATTATCAGATATCATCATTCCTAAAGACGAAAGCAGTGGAAGTGCTACAGAAGCAGGAGTACCTGATTTTATTGAGTTTATAGTCAAAGATCAGCCCAATCACCAGGTGCCTATGCGGGGTGGCTTGCGCTGGCTGGACTTGCAATGCCTGCGTCAGTATCAAAAACCTTTTAAAGATTGCACTGCGGCTCAACAATTGGAGTTAGTCGATCAGATAGCTTATCCTGCCAAAGCCAAACCAGCTATGTCTCAAGGAGTAAGTTTTTTTAACCTTATGCGCAATCTGACAGCTACCGGATTTTATACCTCCGCCATGGGTGTCAAAGACCTTCAGTATAAAGGCAATGTGCCTAACCAGTGGGCCGGAGTACCTGATGAAGTGTTGAAGGCGCATGGCCTGGCATACACCGAGAAGGAATTGAAGGAGTGTATATGA